A DNA window from Oculatellaceae cyanobacterium contains the following coding sequences:
- a CDS encoding DUF3120 domain-containing protein, translating into MFNDTCNTTKSPTSGFPTQPVKNLFLISEWETDISQYWWAFGAACFLVSVPVFVQAPLVRELPLLSLVLTAAWVWLGLLLIKRPATQLWGDLLLGFSWSWLAGSLYWGWLRWEPLIHLPVEAIGLPFVLWCLWRGWGKVGNFFYLGSLFGTAVTDLYFYISGVIPHWRELMQVDPALATPILQNAIALVRTPWGVSWAGILVSLLLSVGIWSLGTKQIHWWAFSGAVLSTILVDSLFLVAASLA; encoded by the coding sequence TTGTTTAACGATACCTGCAATACTACTAAATCTCCTACATCTGGCTTCCCAACCCAGCCAGTAAAAAATCTCTTTCTCATTTCTGAGTGGGAAACTGATATTAGTCAATATTGGTGGGCATTTGGTGCAGCCTGCTTTCTAGTTTCTGTGCCAGTATTTGTCCAAGCGCCATTGGTGCGAGAACTGCCACTGCTGAGTTTAGTATTGACAGCAGCTTGGGTATGGTTAGGGTTATTACTAATAAAACGTCCAGCTACTCAGTTGTGGGGAGACTTGCTGCTAGGGTTTAGTTGGAGTTGGCTGGCTGGTTCACTTTATTGGGGATGGTTGCGTTGGGAACCTTTAATCCACTTACCAGTAGAAGCCATTGGTTTACCGTTTGTTTTATGGTGTCTGTGGCGTGGGTGGGGAAAAGTTGGTAACTTTTTCTACCTTGGTTCGTTGTTTGGCACAGCAGTTACAGACTTATATTTTTATATATCTGGTGTGATTCCCCACTGGCGGGAACTGATGCAAGTTGACCCAGCTTTAGCGACACCAATATTACAAAATGCGATCGCGCTTGTGCGAACCCCCTGGGGGGTATCTTGGGCTGGTATTTTAGTCAGTCTATTATTAAGTGTCGGTATTTGGTCGCTAGGAACAAAGCAAATCCACTGGTGGGCATTTTCTGGTGCTGTCTTAAGTACGATTTTGGTAGATAGCTTATTTTTAGTTGCAGCATCTCTGGCTTAG
- a CDS encoding undecaprenyl-diphosphate phosphatase, with protein MIRSPHRLLRLMGIGIASTLLTLATAEAGFTQQGLEPVTTTTAGQVNIFQALILGLVQGLTEFLPISSSAHLKVVPVVLGWGDPGSGFTAVIQLGSIAAVLWFFWGDLVQITTGSLRAIAQKDYQSDDFRIAVGIILGTIPIVFFGLLIKKFIPDFDNSPLRSLGAIAIASIFMSLLLGVAEKFGKRKRNFEQLGILDGVLMGLAQAMALIPGVSRSGSTLTAGLFMGLERATAARFSFLLGIPAITLAGLVELKDVFQTGLEGSGLVPIIVGVISAGVFSYVAIAWLLRFLQTQSTWVFIWYRLIFGVSILGAIAAGFLKNI; from the coding sequence ATGATCCGATCGCCACATCGCTTGCTTAGGCTGATGGGTATAGGCATAGCTAGTACTTTGCTAACATTAGCAACAGCAGAAGCGGGCTTTACCCAGCAAGGGCTTGAGCCAGTAACTACAACGACGGCGGGACAGGTCAATATTTTTCAGGCATTAATTCTCGGCTTAGTGCAAGGGTTAACTGAGTTTTTGCCGATTAGCAGTTCTGCTCATTTAAAGGTAGTACCAGTAGTATTGGGTTGGGGAGATCCTGGTAGCGGGTTTACTGCGGTGATTCAATTGGGCAGTATTGCAGCAGTTTTGTGGTTCTTTTGGGGTGACTTAGTTCAAATTACTACAGGTAGTTTACGTGCGATCGCCCAAAAAGATTACCAGTCCGACGACTTCCGCATCGCAGTAGGGATTATTTTAGGAACAATACCGATCGTTTTCTTTGGATTGTTAATTAAGAAATTTATCCCTGATTTTGATAACTCACCATTAAGGAGTTTAGGCGCGATCGCGATCGCCTCAATTTTCATGTCCCTATTGTTGGGAGTTGCAGAAAAATTTGGTAAGCGTAAGCGGAATTTTGAGCAATTGGGCATCCTCGATGGGGTATTAATGGGTTTAGCTCAAGCAATGGCATTAATTCCAGGGGTATCTAGATCTGGTTCTACCCTTACCGCAGGGTTATTTATGGGTTTAGAACGTGCTACTGCTGCCAGATTCTCATTTTTATTAGGTATTCCAGCAATTACCCTAGCTGGGTTAGTCGAACTCAAAGATGTGTTTCAAACAGGTTTAGAGGGTTCAGGGTTAGTTCCCATCATTGTTGGAGTGATTTCGGCAGGCGTTTTTTCTTATGTTGCGATTGCGTGGTTACTGCGCTTTTTGCAAACCCAGAGTACTTGGGTATTTATCTGGTATCGGTTAATCTTTGGGGTGTCTATTTTGGGTGCGATCGCTGCTGGATTTTTGAAAAATATCTAA
- a CDS encoding chlorophyll a/b-binding protein produces the protein METRTTDLPPVANAYNGKDRNAFLFGLNPQAELWNGRLAMIGFLAYLLWDIAGYSVVRDVLHVLPQYVVR, from the coding sequence ATGGAAACTCGCACTACTGATTTACCTCCTGTTGCTAACGCATATAACGGTAAAGATCGCAATGCTTTCTTATTTGGATTAAATCCTCAAGCCGAATTATGGAACGGACGTTTAGCAATGATTGGTTTCCTTGCTTATTTACTTTGGGACATCGCTGGCTACAGTGTTGTTCGTGATGTATTGCACGTGCTACCTCAGTACGTCGTTCGTTAA
- a CDS encoding SDR family oxidoreductase: protein MGYTAIITGGSEGIGKAIALLMANKGYDLVIAARQADKLEATAQEIKALGRDVLTVPTDVRDAEQVNVLVQKALAHYGSIDVLVNNAGIYISGPAEEFSLSDWHQAIDTNLWGYIHTIHALLPHFLQMGSGTIINISSIGGKVPIPYLTPYTTSKFAVTGLTEALHSELAPKGIHVCGIYPNIIKSNFLQRAIFRGKNDEDTKVRREQVEQVVAVPVVEKPEDVANAVWDALKNRKSEVLVGSANMSAVANRMFPSLVQSIIRRTFKLKDQT, encoded by the coding sequence ATGGGTTATACAGCAATAATTACAGGTGGATCGGAAGGAATTGGCAAAGCAATAGCTTTGTTGATGGCAAATAAAGGGTATGATCTGGTGATAGCGGCTCGTCAGGCTGACAAATTAGAAGCTACAGCCCAAGAAATAAAAGCACTTGGTCGTGATGTACTCACTGTCCCTACTGATGTGAGAGATGCCGAACAAGTGAATGTACTTGTGCAAAAGGCACTGGCACATTATGGTTCTATTGATGTGTTGGTCAATAATGCAGGTATTTATATTTCTGGCCCTGCTGAGGAATTTTCTCTCAGTGATTGGCATCAGGCTATAGATACAAATTTATGGGGATATATCCATACAATTCATGCTTTGTTGCCTCATTTTTTACAAATGGGTAGTGGAACAATTATTAATATCAGTTCAATTGGGGGTAAAGTTCCTATTCCTTATTTAACGCCTTATACTACCAGCAAGTTTGCGGTAACAGGTTTAACAGAAGCTTTGCATTCAGAGTTAGCACCTAAAGGCATTCATGTGTGCGGAATTTATCCAAATATTATTAAAAGTAATTTTTTGCAACGGGCAATTTTTCGGGGTAAGAATGACGAAGATACTAAAGTGCGTCGTGAACAGGTAGAACAGGTAGTTGCTGTACCTGTGGTAGAAAAACCTGAAGATGTGGCAAATGCTGTTTGGGATGCTTTGAAAAATCGCAAGTCTGAGGTTTTGGTAGGCTCTGCTAATATGTCCGCCGTAGCTAATCGGATGTTTCCTAGTTTGGTGCAGTCAATTATTAGGAGGACTTTTAAGTTAAAAGACCAAACCTGA